A stretch of the Candidatus Denitrolinea symbiosum genome encodes the following:
- a CDS encoding acyl-CoA dehydrogenase, translated as MDFDLNEEQRMWKKTVHDFVAAEVQPKAREVDETGKFNWTAVRKMGPIGLLGLSVPEEYGGAAVDSISAAIAIEELGWACGSTALALAAHNGLGVAPLIRFGSEELKRKWLPMVTSGKGKLAALVMSEPGAGSDLQGGITARAQKAGDEWLLNGAKMWCTNASIAEYIVVIVRTDPAGGSRSLSMILVPTDAEGLHIAPPEKKMGLHGSPTHAVTLDNVRLPLGNLIGEEGRGLQQVLATLDGGRIAIGSISVGLAQAAFETAVAYAKERKAFGKRIADFQALQWKLADAATEIELARTLLHKAAWLKDQGRPYAKEASMAKLFASEMAERVCYDAIQILGGYGYSREYPVERMYRDARLMTIGEGTSEIQRLVIARHALE; from the coding sequence ATGGATTTCGATTTGAATGAAGAACAACGCATGTGGAAGAAGACCGTCCACGATTTCGTGGCGGCGGAGGTGCAGCCGAAGGCGCGCGAGGTGGACGAGACCGGCAAGTTCAACTGGACCGCCGTCCGCAAGATGGGACCGATCGGGCTGCTCGGGCTCAGCGTCCCCGAAGAATACGGCGGCGCGGCAGTGGACAGCATCAGCGCCGCCATCGCCATCGAGGAACTCGGCTGGGCGTGCGGCTCCACCGCGCTGGCGCTGGCCGCGCACAACGGACTCGGCGTCGCCCCGCTCATCCGGTTCGGGAGCGAGGAACTTAAGCGAAAGTGGCTCCCGATGGTGACCAGCGGCAAAGGCAAACTCGCCGCGCTGGTGATGTCTGAACCTGGCGCGGGTTCCGACCTGCAAGGCGGGATCACCGCCCGCGCCCAAAAAGCGGGAGACGAGTGGCTGCTCAACGGCGCGAAGATGTGGTGCACCAACGCGTCCATCGCGGAATACATCGTCGTCATCGTCCGCACGGACCCCGCCGGCGGCTCGCGTTCCCTCAGCATGATCCTCGTCCCGACCGACGCGGAAGGACTGCATATCGCGCCGCCCGAAAAGAAGATGGGACTGCACGGCTCGCCCACCCACGCGGTGACGCTGGACAACGTCCGCCTGCCGCTGGGCAACCTCATCGGCGAGGAGGGACGCGGCCTGCAGCAGGTCCTCGCCACGCTGGACGGCGGGCGGATCGCCATCGGCTCGATCTCGGTCGGGCTGGCGCAGGCCGCTTTCGAGACCGCGGTCGCATACGCGAAGGAACGCAAAGCCTTCGGCAAGCGCATCGCGGACTTCCAGGCGCTGCAATGGAAACTGGCCGACGCCGCCACCGAGATCGAACTGGCGCGCACCCTGCTCCACAAGGCCGCCTGGTTAAAAGACCAGGGCCGTCCTTACGCCAAAGAAGCCTCCATGGCAAAGTTGTTCGCCAGCGAAATGGCCGAGCGCGTCTGCTATGACGCCATCCAAATCCTCGGCGGATACGGCTACAGCCGCGAATATCCCGTCGAGCGTATGTACCGCGACGCGCGCCTGATGACCATCGGCGAGGGGACGAGCGAGATCCAGCGGCTGGTGATTGCCCGCCACGCGCTGGAATGA
- a CDS encoding fatty acid-binding protein DegV family, with protein sequence MSKTALVTDSTAWIPKDLLAQYNITVAPQVLIWGEETLNDGIDIQPTEFYSRIKTAKVMPTTSQVSVVSMQKIFADLLEKGFDVLGIFISSKLSGTIQSATQAREALNSGKDKIHIVDSYSTAMAMGFHVLAAARAIEKGASLAEAISVAEKARDHTGVYFAVETLEFLHRGGRIGGAQRFIGAALNMKPVLALVDGRVEAIERIRTKSKAVERVFELVAEKTRGKTPLHLASLHANAPEEARALLERARKELNAEEAVFTEVSPVVGNHAGPGVVGLAYMAGM encoded by the coding sequence ATGTCCAAAACCGCACTTGTGACCGACAGCACCGCCTGGATTCCGAAAGACCTGCTCGCGCAATACAACATCACCGTCGCCCCGCAGGTCCTCATCTGGGGAGAGGAGACTTTGAACGACGGCATAGACATTCAGCCTACGGAATTCTATTCCCGCATCAAGACCGCCAAAGTCATGCCGACCACCTCGCAGGTATCCGTCGTCTCCATGCAAAAGATTTTCGCCGACCTGCTGGAAAAAGGCTTCGACGTCCTCGGCATCTTCATTTCTTCCAAACTTTCGGGGACGATCCAATCGGCTACACAGGCGCGCGAGGCGCTGAACTCGGGCAAGGACAAAATCCACATCGTGGACAGCTACTCGACCGCCATGGCGATGGGCTTCCACGTACTGGCCGCGGCCCGCGCCATCGAGAAGGGCGCCAGTCTCGCCGAGGCCATTTCGGTGGCGGAAAAAGCCCGCGACCACACCGGCGTCTACTTCGCGGTGGAAACGCTGGAATTCCTGCATCGCGGCGGACGCATCGGCGGCGCGCAGCGCTTCATCGGCGCCGCGCTGAACATGAAGCCCGTCCTCGCCCTCGTGGATGGACGCGTGGAGGCTATCGAGCGCATCCGTACCAAGAGCAAGGCGGTCGAGCGCGTCTTTGAACTGGTGGCGGAGAAGACGCGGGGCAAAACGCCCCTGCATCTCGCCTCGCTGCACGCCAACGCGCCCGAAGAAGCCCGCGCCCTTTTGGAGCGCGCCCGCAAGGAGCTCAACGCGGAGGAAGCCGTCTTCACCGAGGTCAGTCCCGTGGTGGGGAATCACGCCGGACCCGGCGTGGTGGGACTGGCCTACATGGCCGGGATGTGA
- a CDS encoding rod shape-determining protein: protein MAFNPLNRLLGFFSLDIAIDLGTANTLVSVRGKGIVINEPSWVTIDKRLRQPLAIGLEAKEMAGRTPTNVMAVRPVRDGVISEFDVTQIMLEYFIGKVHDQSVVPLPRPRVIVGIPTGVTEVEKRAVYDAVMAAGARQAFLIEEPIAAALGAGLPIGEIRGSMVVDIGGGTTEVAVMSMSGVVVSRSLRVAGDEMDQDIVQYLRNKYNLLTGEGVAEQIKWQIGSAYPLPTEKTMDVRGRNLVTGLPETIQVSSVEMREALSGSVQVIVDTVRDALDEIPPEIVADLMDVGICLAGGGALLQGLTERLSDELRLRVWVAEDPLTCVARGAGLIFDDFENLSRYLVGLERGSTRHSL, encoded by the coding sequence TTGGCCTTCAATCCGCTCAACCGGCTTTTAGGTTTTTTTTCTCTCGACATCGCCATTGACCTGGGCACTGCAAATACTCTCGTCAGCGTGCGCGGCAAGGGGATCGTCATCAACGAACCTTCGTGGGTGACGATCGACAAGCGGCTGCGCCAGCCTCTCGCCATTGGCCTGGAAGCCAAAGAGATGGCCGGACGCACGCCCACGAACGTCATGGCTGTACGCCCGGTGCGGGATGGCGTGATCTCCGAATTTGACGTCACACAGATCATGCTCGAATATTTCATCGGCAAGGTGCACGACCAGAGCGTAGTGCCGCTGCCGCGTCCGCGCGTGATCGTCGGGATTCCCACCGGCGTGACGGAGGTCGAAAAGCGCGCTGTCTACGACGCGGTGATGGCCGCCGGCGCGCGCCAGGCCTTCCTCATCGAGGAGCCGATCGCGGCCGCGCTTGGCGCGGGACTGCCCATCGGCGAAATCCGCGGCTCGATGGTGGTTGACATCGGCGGCGGGACGACCGAAGTGGCGGTCATGTCGATGAGCGGCGTGGTCGTCTCGCGTTCCCTGCGCGTGGCGGGCGACGAGATGGACCAGGACATTGTCCAATATCTGCGCAACAAATACAACCTGCTGACCGGCGAAGGCGTGGCCGAGCAGATCAAATGGCAGATCGGTTCGGCCTATCCGCTTCCGACCGAGAAGACCATGGACGTGCGCGGCCGCAACCTGGTGACGGGCCTGCCCGAAACGATTCAAGTCTCCTCCGTGGAAATGCGCGAGGCGCTGTCGGGTTCGGTGCAGGTGATTGTGGACACCGTCCGCGACGCGCTGGACGAGATCCCGCCTGAGATCGTGGCGGACTTGATGGACGTGGGCATTTGTCTCGCGGGCGGCGGCGCGCTCTTGCAGGGACTCACAGAACGCCTTTCCGACGAGTTACGCCTGCGCGTTTGGGTGGCGGAGGACCCGTTGACATGCGTGGCGCGCGGCGCGGGGTTGATCTTCGACGATTTCGAGAATTTGTCCCGTTACCTGGTTGGACTGGAGCGCGGCAGCACCCGCCACTCTCTGTAG
- a CDS encoding rod shape-determining protein MreC, with protein sequence MKDLLSRSLQTTIIFLIVGGILALALGGYFGSVSNWLTGLAVNAQSWFSSRYTAIQDLFAAPRDVAALRQRVAELESQNATLRAQIIELSERASQVETLSALLDYARANPESNYVAADVIGRDPSPFLHYVIINRGSNDGVLRGMPVVTDQGLVGRVDAVIADAARVQLITDPLSVVNVRLKDTDVEAALNGSVTGDLSLGFIPQDVTVEAGSLALTSGLGGAYPTDLIIGQVTNVRKREAELFQQASVQPAVDFSRLSIVLIITNFRPVDIAPLVPTQTP encoded by the coding sequence ATGAAAGATTTGCTGTCCCGTTCGTTACAGACGACGATCATTTTTCTGATAGTGGGGGGCATTTTGGCGCTCGCGCTTGGCGGCTATTTCGGCTCGGTCTCCAATTGGCTCACCGGACTGGCGGTGAACGCGCAGTCCTGGTTCTCCTCGCGCTACACCGCCATCCAGGACCTCTTCGCCGCGCCGCGCGATGTGGCCGCCCTGCGCCAGCGCGTGGCCGAACTGGAATCGCAAAACGCGACCCTGCGCGCCCAGATCATCGAACTTTCCGAGCGCGCCAGCCAGGTGGAAACCCTCTCTGCCCTGCTGGATTACGCCCGCGCCAACCCCGAGTCGAACTATGTGGCCGCCGACGTGATCGGGCGCGACCCCAGCCCGTTCCTGCATTACGTCATCATCAACCGCGGCTCCAACGACGGCGTCCTGCGCGGCATGCCCGTCGTGACGGACCAGGGCCTGGTCGGGCGCGTGGACGCGGTCATCGCGGACGCGGCCCGCGTCCAGTTAATCACCGATCCGCTTTCGGTCGTCAACGTGCGCCTGAAAGACACAGATGTGGAAGCCGCGTTGAACGGCTCGGTGACGGGCGACCTCTCGCTTGGATTTATCCCCCAGGATGTGACCGTGGAGGCGGGCAGCCTCGCCCTGACTTCGGGGCTGGGCGGCGCCTACCCGACCGACCTCATCATCGGGCAGGTGACCAACGTCCGCAAGCGCGAAGCCGAGTTGTTCCAGCAGGCCTCGGTGCAGCCTGCGGTGGACTTTTCCCGCCTGTCCATCGTGTTGATCATCACCAACTTCCGCCCTGTGGACATCGCGCCGCTGGTCCCCACCCAGACCCCATAA
- a CDS encoding cell division protein FtsI/penicillin-binding protein 2, giving the protein MSAGSVSQTSAAPWRMWIVYATIAGVIVLLAARLVRLQVLEHPGWLEQAVENYTSTVNSPAPRGIIYDRNGYVLARNVASYNVVITPAGLPDDNADIQNIYRELSALIGVPVNQGTVEEAKLYSACTEGPGIAQLVALGRSNSPYTPVKVKCYVDANAARIVSERAVDWPGVAVEVEPMRDYPTGSLTAAVVGFLGPIPASLEADYRAQGFVPRRDKVGYAGVELSLDALLLGKNGTRLIQEDVAGKELRNLEPPVAAAPGNNVTLTIDTRLQSAAQATLINEINEWNAYFGEERISSGVVIALNPSTGEVLAMVSYPTYENNRMARLIPGYYYDQLSQDPRHPLLNNAVSSEFPPGSTFKISTATGALNEGVVTVDQVIQSPGKLTLPNTYAVNLASAEQEFVDWNYNVNNVLNPEGFGTIDYLHCIAYSSNVCFYKLGGGFKDEIKQGLGIERLREYARAIGYDQPSGIQLPGEQGGLIPTPQWKRINKGENWSTGDTYIASVGQGYVLATPLQVLMSGATIANNGKLMQPTIVREVQDSEGNVIEKWYDPATGAITDSKASPTSYQISPFTANVKWDITQDAIIRDFLCEGPYCTETENFKTVSPYVVQKVQEGMRLAVIDHQGGIRRGTLNKVFGDPVKFPIAIAGKTGTAEYCDDVALKANKCRFGAWPTHSWTLAYAPYEDPEVIILAFCYNGGEGASVAAPIVARVMQAYFELKAADLAAGGG; this is encoded by the coding sequence ATGAGCGCTGGTTCCGTTTCCCAAACGTCCGCCGCGCCGTGGCGCATGTGGATCGTCTACGCGACGATCGCGGGCGTGATCGTCCTGTTGGCGGCGCGGCTGGTCCGCTTGCAGGTGTTGGAGCATCCAGGCTGGCTGGAGCAGGCGGTGGAAAACTACACCTCCACGGTCAATTCGCCCGCGCCGCGCGGCATCATCTACGACCGCAACGGGTATGTCCTGGCGCGCAACGTCGCCTCCTACAATGTGGTCATCACCCCCGCAGGTCTCCCGGACGACAACGCCGACATTCAGAATATCTATCGCGAACTTTCCGCCCTCATCGGCGTGCCGGTCAATCAGGGGACGGTGGAGGAAGCCAAACTGTACTCGGCCTGCACCGAGGGCCCGGGCATCGCCCAACTGGTCGCGTTGGGCCGCTCCAATTCCCCCTATACCCCGGTCAAGGTGAAGTGTTATGTGGACGCCAACGCCGCGCGTATCGTCAGCGAACGCGCCGTGGACTGGCCCGGCGTGGCGGTGGAAGTGGAGCCGATGCGCGACTACCCGACCGGCTCGCTGACCGCGGCCGTGGTCGGCTTCCTCGGCCCGATTCCCGCCTCGCTTGAGGCGGACTACCGCGCCCAGGGCTTCGTCCCCCGCCGCGACAAGGTCGGCTACGCCGGCGTGGAACTCTCGCTCGACGCCCTCCTGTTGGGAAAGAACGGGACGCGTCTCATCCAGGAAGACGTGGCGGGCAAGGAGCTGCGGAATCTCGAACCTCCTGTGGCGGCCGCGCCGGGCAACAACGTCACTTTGACGATTGATACGCGGCTCCAGTCCGCGGCGCAGGCCACGCTCATCAATGAGATCAATGAATGGAACGCCTACTTTGGCGAGGAGCGCATCTCCAGCGGGGTGGTGATCGCCCTCAACCCCAGCACTGGCGAAGTGCTGGCGATGGTCTCTTACCCGACGTACGAGAACAATCGCATGGCGCGCCTCATCCCCGGTTATTATTACGACCAGCTCAGCCAGGACCCGCGTCACCCGCTTTTGAACAATGCCGTCTCAAGCGAGTTCCCGCCCGGCTCCACGTTCAAGATATCCACGGCCACCGGCGCGCTGAACGAGGGCGTCGTGACGGTGGACCAGGTCATCCAGTCGCCAGGCAAATTGACTCTGCCCAATACGTACGCCGTCAACCTGGCGAGCGCAGAGCAGGAGTTTGTGGACTGGAACTACAATGTAAACAACGTCCTCAATCCCGAAGGATTTGGGACAATTGACTACCTGCATTGCATCGCCTATTCGAGCAACGTCTGTTTCTATAAATTGGGCGGCGGTTTTAAAGACGAGATCAAACAGGGCCTGGGCATCGAGCGCCTGCGCGAATACGCCCGCGCCATCGGCTACGACCAGCCCTCGGGCATCCAACTGCCGGGCGAGCAGGGCGGACTCATCCCCACGCCGCAATGGAAGCGCATCAACAAGGGCGAGAACTGGTCCACCGGCGATACCTATATCGCCAGCGTGGGGCAGGGATACGTCCTCGCCACGCCGTTGCAGGTCTTGATGTCCGGCGCGACCATCGCCAACAACGGCAAACTGATGCAGCCGACCATCGTCCGCGAAGTGCAGGACAGCGAAGGCAACGTCATCGAGAAATGGTACGACCCCGCCACGGGCGCCATCACCGACTCAAAAGCCAGCCCGACCAGTTACCAGATCTCCCCCTTCACCGCCAACGTGAAATGGGACATCACCCAGGACGCGATCATCCGCGACTTCCTCTGCGAGGGCCCCTACTGCACAGAGACGGAAAACTTTAAAACGGTGTCTCCTTACGTAGTGCAGAAAGTGCAAGAGGGGATGCGCCTCGCGGTGATCGATCACCAGGGCGGCATCCGCCGCGGCACGCTCAACAAGGTCTTTGGCGACCCCGTTAAATTTCCGATCGCCATCGCGGGCAAGACTGGCACCGCCGAATACTGCGACGACGTGGCGCTCAAAGCCAACAAATGCCGCTTTGGCGCGTGGCCCACTCATTCGTGGACGCTGGCCTACGCCCCCTACGAAGACCCTGAAGTCATCATCCTGGCGTTCTGCTACAACGGCGGCGAAGGCGCCTCGGTGGCCGCGCCCATTGTGGCGCGCGTCATGCAGGCCTACTTTGAACTCAAGGCGGCCGATCTCGCCGCGGGCGGCGGCTGA
- a CDS encoding septum site-determining protein MinC, with translation MNDSNSLIQIKGLRDGLLVALGDAAWDDLRAALMEQIESRGSFFQGARVALDVGGRVFRVNELSELRDTLSERGVNLWAVVSESPTTEKTAQLLGLATRVSKPRPQETALPPAEEAYPNASMWVTRTLRSGTRVEFPGHITVLGDVNPGAEVVAEGSVLVWGRARGLVHAGAGGDEAAVVCGLDLSAAQIRIGSASALPSERRGEARPAKYFLEDGIIKSEAWQSN, from the coding sequence ATGAATGATTCAAATTCGCTGATTCAGATCAAGGGCCTGCGCGACGGGCTGCTGGTCGCGCTCGGCGACGCGGCGTGGGACGACCTGCGCGCCGCGTTGATGGAGCAGATCGAATCGCGCGGCTCGTTCTTTCAGGGCGCCCGCGTGGCGCTGGACGTGGGCGGCCGCGTTTTCCGCGTGAATGAACTGTCTGAACTGCGCGACACGCTTTCGGAGCGCGGCGTGAACCTGTGGGCGGTCGTCAGCGAATCGCCGACCACCGAGAAGACCGCCCAGCTGCTCGGGCTTGCCACGCGCGTCTCGAAGCCGCGTCCGCAGGAGACGGCGCTCCCGCCCGCCGAGGAAGCGTATCCCAACGCGTCCATGTGGGTGACGCGCACGCTCCGTTCGGGGACGCGGGTCGAGTTCCCCGGCCACATCACGGTGCTGGGCGACGTCAACCCCGGCGCGGAAGTAGTAGCCGAGGGCAGCGTCCTCGTCTGGGGACGCGCGCGCGGCCTCGTCCACGCGGGGGCGGGCGGGGACGAGGCCGCCGTCGTGTGCGGGTTGGACCTTTCAGCGGCGCAGATCCGAATCGGGAGCGCGTCCGCCCTCCCGTCGGAGAGACGCGGCGAAGCCCGTCCAGCAAAATATTTTTTGGAAGACGGGATCATCAAGTCCGAAGCATGGCAGTCGAACTGA
- a CDS encoding septum site-determining protein MinD has translation MGAQVVTITSGKGGVGKTTAVANLAVALAAEGARVACIDGDIGLRNLDVVMGLENRIVYDVVDVIEGRCRLRQAMIRDKRLPELYLIPAAQTRDKSAVSPSDMIRLCKELRNEVDWVLIDSPAGIERGFKNSIAAADRVLVITNPEVSAVRDADRVVGILEAEEKGAPALIINRLNPAMVRQRDMLSADDVLDLLAIQLIGIVPEDDGVVVGTNRGSPVAMEPKSRAGQAFRNIARRLRGEDVPFMNLDSGGNLWDRLSKLGRK, from the coding sequence ATGGGCGCTCAAGTTGTGACGATCACTTCTGGAAAAGGCGGCGTGGGCAAGACCACCGCGGTCGCCAACCTTGCTGTGGCGCTGGCCGCGGAGGGCGCGCGGGTGGCCTGCATTGACGGCGACATCGGCCTGCGCAATCTCGATGTGGTCATGGGACTCGAAAACCGAATCGTCTACGATGTGGTGGATGTGATCGAGGGCCGCTGCCGGCTGCGGCAGGCGATGATCCGCGACAAGCGGCTGCCCGAACTGTATCTCATCCCCGCCGCGCAGACGCGCGATAAGTCGGCGGTCTCGCCTTCGGACATGATCCGCCTGTGCAAGGAATTGCGCAACGAGGTGGACTGGGTGCTGATCGATTCGCCTGCGGGCATCGAGCGCGGCTTTAAAAATTCCATCGCCGCCGCCGACCGCGTGCTGGTCATCACCAATCCCGAGGTCTCGGCGGTGCGCGACGCCGACCGTGTGGTGGGCATCCTGGAAGCGGAGGAGAAGGGGGCGCCCGCGCTTATCATCAACCGTCTTAACCCCGCGATGGTCCGGCAGCGCGATATGCTTTCCGCGGACGACGTGCTGGACCTGCTGGCGATCCAACTCATCGGCATCGTCCCCGAGGACGACGGCGTGGTTGTGGGGACGAACCGCGGCAGCCCGGTCGCGATGGAGCCGAAGAGCCGCGCCGGGCAGGCTTTCCGCAATATTGCCAGGCGCCTGAGGGGGGAGGACGTCCCGTTCATGAATTTGGATTCGGGCGGCAATTTATGGGACCGTCTGTCCAAGCTGGGGAGGAAATGA
- a CDS encoding cell division topological specificity factor MinE, translating to MFNFFKPRRSAASAKERLQLVLIHDRTDLTPDELNALKDDLLIAISKYVEIEPSDVRIGLERDGRSQRLVADIPLRSMARRRAG from the coding sequence ATGTTCAATTTTTTCAAGCCCAGGCGCAGCGCCGCAAGCGCGAAGGAACGGTTGCAGTTGGTGTTGATCCACGACCGCACCGACCTGACTCCCGACGAATTGAACGCGTTGAAAGACGACCTGTTGATCGCCATCTCGAAGTACGTGGAGATCGAGCCGAGCGACGTTCGCATTGGCTTGGAGCGCGACGGGCGGTCTCAGCGGCTGGTGGCCGATATTCCCCTGAGGAGTATGGCCCGCCGCCGCGCTGGTTAA
- a CDS encoding rod shape-determining protein RodA, which produces MIRGVSWRHFDFWLLGAIVFAIAFGVAVIRSATAGNADIANSATRQTQFALAGLAVVMLAAAIDYRYWTALYIPMYIVMMLLLIMIFISAQAVFGAARWFNIAGLFIQPTELAKVVETLILARYFEQTKDRPRDLKWILGSLAWVWGLAIWILLQPNLSNVIVMMVIWAAMIWINGVQVKHLAWGALLAVILAGGAFPFLQQYQRDRVLTFLFPDPNATYGATYNVTQALIAIGSGGLLGKGYSHGTQVQLRFLKVRHTDFIFSAIAEEFGMIGAGLVIFLLVFIVWRCLRASRLAKDITGAMIGYGIAVLIFFQGAVNIGVNMNVIPVSGLPLPFISYGGSGLVSLMLGIGLVESVILRHRQLEF; this is translated from the coding sequence ATGATTCGCGGCGTCTCCTGGCGGCATTTTGACTTTTGGTTGCTGGGCGCGATCGTCTTTGCCATTGCCTTCGGCGTGGCGGTCATCCGCTCGGCGACTGCGGGAAATGCCGATATCGCCAATTCAGCCACGCGTCAGACGCAGTTTGCCCTGGCCGGGCTGGCGGTCGTCATGCTGGCAGCGGCCATTGACTACCGCTATTGGACCGCGCTCTACATTCCAATGTATATCGTCATGATGCTCCTGCTCATCATGATTTTTATCAGCGCGCAGGCTGTGTTTGGCGCGGCCCGCTGGTTCAACATCGCGGGCCTGTTCATTCAGCCGACGGAACTGGCCAAGGTAGTGGAGACGCTGATCCTGGCGCGCTATTTCGAACAGACAAAGGATCGCCCGCGCGACCTGAAATGGATCCTCGGCAGCCTGGCCTGGGTGTGGGGACTCGCCATCTGGATCCTGCTCCAGCCTAACTTAAGCAACGTCATCGTGATGATGGTCATCTGGGCCGCGATGATCTGGATCAACGGGGTCCAGGTCAAACATCTGGCGTGGGGCGCGCTGCTCGCGGTCATACTGGCGGGAGGGGCATTCCCGTTCCTGCAACAGTACCAGCGCGACCGCGTCCTGACGTTCCTCTTCCCCGATCCGAACGCCACCTACGGCGCGACCTATAACGTGACCCAGGCTCTCATCGCCATCGGGTCGGGCGGGCTGCTTGGGAAAGGATATAGTCACGGGACGCAGGTGCAGCTGCGCTTCCTGAAAGTCCGTCATACCGACTTTATTTTCTCGGCCATCGCGGAGGAATTCGGCATGATCGGCGCGGGACTGGTGATCTTTCTCCTGGTCTTCATTGTGTGGAGATGCCTGCGGGCCTCGCGTCTCGCCAAAGACATTACGGGCGCGATGATCGGATACGGGATCGCCGTCCTGATCTTTTTTCAGGGCGCGGTCAATATCGGCGTGAACATGAACGTCATCCCCGTGTCGGGCCTGCCGCTGCCCTTCATCAGTTACGGCGGATCGGGACTCGTCTCGCTCATGCTCGGAATCGGCCTCGTCGAAAGCGTCATCCTGAGACATCGGCAATTGGAATTCTAA
- a CDS encoding glutamate--tRNA ligase: MTIQPARTRVAPSPTGHMHLGTARTALYDYLLAKQTGGQFILRIEDTDLKRAVPGAEQEIMDGLRWLGLEYDEGPDIGGPRGPYRQTERREIYQSHVKTLVASGHAYPCFCTAERLEKVRQEQMKNKQNPRYDGTCRSLDPDDAARRVASGEPYVVRFKMPTEGATTAHDHLRGDIVTENKQLNDYVLLKSDGLPTYHLAAMVDDHEMGITHVIRGSEWLPTFPLHVNIVRAFGWQEPVWIHLSVFLKPSGKGKMSKRDTAAAMKDGHSIFVKDMHELGFTPEGVLNWIALMGWGVAEDDVMNLDQMIARFSIDNLTPSPAAINFQKLDHFNGTHIRLLPTEELAARLKPYFLADGLPVDDDTLLKITPLIRERLVTLDDCLAFGAFFFKETVHPAREDLIAKGLDAKQSAEIARGAIRVLEALPALRHADAEPPMRAYVEAVGLSPSQVFGVVRVAVTGQKVSPPLFESMEIVGREKVLQRLRRAAEILEAE; encoded by the coding sequence TTGACCATCCAACCCGCCCGCACCCGCGTCGCCCCTTCGCCGACGGGACACATGCACCTCGGCACAGCCCGCACCGCCCTCTACGATTACCTGCTCGCCAAACAGACGGGCGGACAGTTCATCCTGCGCATCGAAGACACCGACCTCAAGCGCGCCGTCCCTGGCGCGGAACAGGAGATCATGGACGGCCTGCGCTGGCTGGGACTCGAATACGACGAAGGTCCCGATATCGGCGGGCCGCGCGGCCCCTATCGCCAGACCGAGCGCCGCGAGATCTACCAGAGTCACGTCAAGACGCTCGTCGCCAGCGGACACGCCTATCCGTGTTTCTGCACGGCGGAACGTCTCGAAAAAGTGCGGCAGGAGCAGATGAAGAACAAACAGAATCCGCGCTACGACGGGACCTGTCGCAGCCTCGATCCCGACGACGCGGCGCGTCGCGTCGCCAGCGGCGAGCCGTACGTCGTCCGCTTCAAAATGCCCACCGAAGGCGCTACCACCGCTCACGACCATCTGCGCGGCGACATCGTCACCGAAAACAAACAACTCAACGATTACGTCCTCCTCAAATCCGACGGCCTGCCCACCTATCACCTCGCCGCGATGGTGGACGATCACGAGATGGGCATCACGCACGTCATCCGCGGCTCCGAGTGGCTGCCCACCTTCCCGCTGCACGTCAACATCGTGCGCGCTTTCGGCTGGCAGGAGCCGGTCTGGATTCACCTGTCCGTGTTCCTCAAACCGAGCGGCAAGGGCAAAATGTCCAAGCGCGACACCGCCGCCGCGATGAAGGACGGTCACTCGATCTTCGTCAAAGACATGCACGAACTCGGCTTCACGCCCGAAGGCGTCCTCAACTGGATCGCGCTGATGGGCTGGGGCGTGGCCGAAGACGACGTGATGAATCTCGACCAGATGATCGCGCGCTTCAGCATTGACAATTTGACTCCCTCGCCCGCGGCGATCAACTTCCAAAAATTGGATCACTTCAACGGGACGCACATCCGCCTCCTCCCGACCGAGGAGCTGGCCGCGCGTCTCAAGCCGTATTTCCTCGCTGACGGCCTCCCCGTGGACGACGACACCCTGCTGAAAATCACGCCGCTGATCCGCGAACGCCTCGTCACCCTGGACGACTGTCTCGCGTTCGGCGCGTTCTTCTTTAAAGAGACCGTCCACCCGGCGCGCGAAGACTTGATCGCGAAGGGGTTGGACGCGAAGCAATCGGCGGAGATCGCGCGAGGCGCGATACGCGTCCTCGAAGCGCTGCCCGCCCTCCGTCACGCGGACGCGGAGCCGCCGATGCGCGCCTACGTCGAGGCCGTGGGACTGAGTCCCAGTCAGGTCTTCGGCGTCGTCCGCGTCGCGGTGACGGGGCAGAAGGTCAGCCCGCCGCTGTTCGAGAGCATGGAGATCGTCGGGAGGGAGAAAGTCCTGCAACGGTTGCGGCGCGCCGCGGAAATCCTCGAAGCGGAGTGA